From a single Miscanthus floridulus cultivar M001 chromosome 8, ASM1932011v1, whole genome shotgun sequence genomic region:
- the LOC136470785 gene encoding uncharacterized protein, with the protein MEAYCKLVRRLEDKFDGLELNHVAWKYNEAADELAKMASARVPVPLNVFARDLHKPSIGYTSATEEGPPMEPEPKLDAPSAAETPSTKPEVMEVNAEPPRTDQDADWRVPFLDWLDREELPDDRTEARWLARRAKTYALYNGELYR; encoded by the coding sequence atggaggcttactgcaagctggtacgacgcctagaagacaagttcgatggtctcgagctaAATCACGTCGcatggaagtacaacgaggccgccgacgagctggcaaagatggcctcagcacgggtcccggtccccctgaacgtcttcgccagagacctccacaaaccttccattggatacacctcggcaacagaggagggcccacctatggaacccGAACCGAAGCttgacgccccctctgctgctgagaccccctcgaccaagcccgaggtcatggaagtcaacgccgagcctccacgGACTGATCAGGatgcggattggcgagtcccgttcctcgattggctcgaTCGGGAggagcttcctgacgacagaaccgaagcacgatggcttgcgcggcgagccaagacctacgccctctacaacggcgaattgtacaggtga